In Bacillus sp. NP247, one DNA window encodes the following:
- a CDS encoding YlbF/YmcA family competence regulator, which yields MTKNIHDVAYELQKAIAENEDFQTLKASYAAVQGDAASKNLFEEFRTMQLGLQQKMMQGQEITEEDNQKAQEVVARIQQDVKITKLMETEQRLNIVITDVNKIIMQPLEELYSAQQA from the coding sequence ATGACAAAAAACATTCATGATGTTGCATATGAATTACAAAAAGCAATCGCTGAAAACGAAGATTTCCAAACATTAAAAGCAAGCTACGCAGCAGTACAAGGAGATGCAGCTTCAAAGAACTTATTTGAAGAGTTCCGTACAATGCAACTTGGCCTACAACAAAAAATGATGCAAGGTCAAGAAATCACTGAAGAAGATAACCAAAAAGCGCAAGAAGTTGTAGCTCGCATTCAACAAGATGTTAAAATCACAAAGTTAATGGAAACTGAGCAACGTTTAAATATCGTTATCACTGACGTTAACAAAATCATTATGCAGCCACTTGAAGAATTATATAGCGCGCAACAAGCGTAA
- a CDS encoding YheC/YheD family protein translates to MVLGLLTSGLHHEQTYYTEIAKRARLYHNVVAQFTPFSIDSKTDLISGLIYDTDTGNWINQTFPIPSYIYDRCHFKEDEEFQQANAIIHSLHKRSSTTFLNNTLINPNDLHNLFLTNKRLSPYVPKIKKGTVQGIFKLLLETRDIIIRPINIHSNENLYRATYKNKTFHIDTINEQHHTSTQFKRTDEFISWCKFHIHASRYMIHPMLQPPNQLSYPIHIRTIMQKNKEQNWEVLGQFIQKDTFPTQFLLSATERSMLHPFPKIKYLLSSTGVQLLKDALHDVVTEVFKTLDQSYSSLFELELSTIMDHKGAIWLMYVNTMPSYEIYTKYNDQLAEQIFHGPLKFSRFTP, encoded by the coding sequence TTGGTTCTTGGTCTTTTAACTTCCGGGCTCCATCACGAGCAAACGTATTACACCGAAATCGCTAAGCGTGCTCGTCTTTATCATAACGTCGTTGCTCAATTCACACCGTTTAGCATTGATTCAAAGACAGATCTTATTTCCGGTCTTATTTACGATACAGATACAGGAAATTGGATAAATCAAACCTTTCCCATTCCTTCATATATATATGATCGTTGTCATTTCAAAGAGGATGAGGAATTCCAACAAGCAAATGCGATTATTCACTCATTACACAAACGTTCTTCCACTACTTTTTTAAACAACACGCTTATTAATCCAAACGATTTGCACAATCTTTTTCTTACTAATAAACGTCTTTCTCCTTACGTACCAAAAATAAAAAAAGGGACAGTACAAGGAATTTTTAAATTACTACTAGAAACAAGAGATATCATTATAAGACCAATCAATATACATTCCAATGAAAATTTATATCGGGCCACTTACAAAAATAAAACATTTCATATCGATACAATAAATGAACAGCATCATACTTCTACTCAATTCAAACGGACAGATGAATTTATATCATGGTGCAAATTTCACATACACGCATCCCGTTATATGATTCATCCAATGTTACAACCTCCAAATCAACTATCATATCCAATTCATATTCGAACCATTATGCAAAAAAATAAAGAACAGAATTGGGAAGTACTCGGTCAATTTATACAAAAGGATACCTTCCCTACACAATTTTTACTTTCAGCAACAGAACGTTCTATGTTACATCCATTTCCTAAAATTAAATATTTACTTTCTTCAACTGGCGTTCAATTATTGAAAGATGCTTTACATGACGTTGTAACTGAAGTTTTTAAAACACTTGATCAGTCCTATTCTTCATTATTTGAATTAGAGCTTTCTACCATTATGGATCACAAAGGTGCCATTTGGCTTATGTACGTCAATACAATGCCGTCATACGAAATTTACACCAAGTACAACGACCAGTTAGCTGAACAAATTTTTCATGGTCCATTAAAGTTTAGCCGATTTACACCATAA
- a CDS encoding DUF445 domain-containing protein, whose protein sequence is MIVMNIWLNMLTTTGLGAIIGGYTNHLAIKMLFRPHRPIYIGKFQVPFTPGLIPKRRDELAVQLGKMVVDHLLTPEGIGKKLTNEEFQAGLIRWAQVEVEKVITNEQSLRDMLEKWSLTHVEEEATQKIEHVITEKIHAFLAEYYTYTWEQALPHSVHEKVEHAIPNVSAFILERGIRFFESEEGKARLSKMIDDFFASRGTLLNLVGMFLGNVSVVDRVQPEVIKFLGQDGTKQILSDVLQKEWEKLKGRDVKELETFVEQEMIVSSILSAVKVEERVSKFLNQSVQQVCEPVRETIIEKLVPGLMQKGLQWGTENVGSILKNLHLAEIVQQEVSTFSTERLEDLVLSITKNELKMITYLGALLGGTIGFMQGLLLLFLK, encoded by the coding sequence TTGATTGTGATGAATATATGGTTGAATATGTTAACAACGACAGGACTCGGGGCAATTATTGGAGGGTACACAAATCATTTAGCAATAAAAATGTTATTTCGTCCTCATCGTCCTATATATATTGGGAAGTTTCAAGTTCCATTTACGCCAGGGTTAATTCCGAAGCGCCGTGATGAGCTTGCTGTTCAATTAGGAAAAATGGTTGTAGACCATTTGTTAACACCAGAAGGAATCGGAAAGAAACTAACAAACGAAGAGTTTCAAGCCGGTTTAATCCGCTGGGCGCAAGTTGAAGTTGAGAAAGTAATTACGAATGAACAATCGTTACGGGATATGTTAGAAAAATGGAGTTTAACACATGTCGAAGAAGAGGCGACTCAAAAAATCGAACATGTTATTACAGAAAAAATTCATGCATTTTTAGCAGAGTATTATACATATACATGGGAACAAGCATTGCCTCATTCTGTTCATGAAAAAGTAGAGCATGCGATTCCGAATGTCTCGGCGTTTATTTTAGAGCGAGGAATTCGCTTTTTTGAAAGTGAAGAAGGAAAAGCACGTCTTTCAAAAATGATTGATGATTTCTTTGCTTCTAGAGGAACACTGCTTAACTTAGTCGGGATGTTTTTAGGAAATGTAAGTGTAGTGGATCGTGTGCAGCCGGAAGTAATTAAGTTTTTAGGTCAAGATGGTACGAAGCAGATTTTAAGTGATGTACTGCAAAAAGAGTGGGAAAAGTTAAAAGGAAGAGATGTAAAAGAATTAGAAACGTTTGTAGAACAAGAAATGATTGTAAGCTCTATCCTGTCAGCAGTTAAAGTTGAGGAAAGAGTGAGTAAATTTTTAAATCAGTCTGTTCAGCAAGTATGTGAGCCGGTTCGAGAAACAATCATTGAAAAGTTGGTCCCTGGCCTGATGCAGAAAGGATTGCAGTGGGGGACAGAAAACGTCGGGAGTATATTGAAAAATCTACACCTTGCGGAAATCGTACAGCAAGAAGTGTCTACATTTTCTACAGAAAGACTAGAAGATCTTGTACTATCTATTACAAAAAATGAGTTGAAGATGATTACATATTTAGGGGCATTATTAGGAGGAACGATTGGATTTATGCAAGGCTTGTTGCTCTTGTTCCTTAAGTAA
- a CDS encoding ABC transporter ATP-binding protein has translation MFSVLLKLRWFFREHWKRYSIAIGVLLIVNVIEVIPPKVLGITIDNIKTGALTNEAIMQYIFILLGVTIGGYVLTFIWQHQLFGGAFVLEKTMRSKFMGHLLKMTPTFYQKNRTGDLMARATNDLKAISMTAGFGILTLVDSSLYMLTIVCMMGFSISWQLTLAALIPLPIMAYAMNRYGKKLHERFTVAQDAFGDMNDKVLESIAGVRVIRAYVQENADQERFHHLGDDVYEKNMRVARIDALFQPTVKMLVGLSYLIGLVYGAYLVFQSKVTLGELVSFNVYLGMMIWPMFAIGELINVMQRGNASLDRVNETLAYEPDVKNPKNPKVVQEPDYIQFDNVTFSYPSSIETNLKNVSFSLKQGDTLGVVGKTGSGKTTLVRQLLRQYPLGEGDIAVSDVKLDKITNDNVLGWIGYVPQEHILFSKTAKENILFGNREATEEELEKAIEIAAFKKDLEFLPEGLETLVGEKGVSLSGGQKQRISIARAVIQNPEILILDDSLSAVDARTEAAIIENIRTERSGKTTIITTHRLSAVQHADWILVMDNGEVIEEGSHEALVRNGGWYAEQFGRQQGESESADSGVKI, from the coding sequence TTGTTTTCAGTATTACTAAAGTTAAGATGGTTTTTTAGGGAGCATTGGAAAAGGTATAGTATCGCAATTGGGGTACTTTTAATTGTAAACGTGATAGAGGTAATTCCTCCGAAAGTATTAGGAATTACAATTGATAACATTAAAACAGGAGCCTTAACGAACGAGGCGATTATGCAATATATTTTTATTTTACTTGGGGTAACGATTGGTGGGTATGTGCTTACTTTCATTTGGCAGCACCAACTATTTGGCGGTGCGTTCGTACTTGAGAAAACGATGCGTTCAAAATTTATGGGGCATTTACTTAAGATGACACCGACGTTTTATCAAAAAAATCGTACTGGCGATTTAATGGCGAGAGCGACAAATGATTTAAAAGCAATCTCCATGACAGCAGGTTTTGGTATATTAACGCTCGTTGATTCTAGTCTATATATGCTTACAATCGTTTGTATGATGGGCTTTTCAATTAGTTGGCAACTAACACTTGCTGCGCTTATACCGCTTCCGATTATGGCATATGCGATGAATAGATACGGAAAGAAATTACATGAACGATTTACAGTCGCACAAGATGCGTTCGGAGATATGAACGATAAAGTGCTTGAATCAATTGCGGGTGTACGCGTTATTCGTGCGTACGTACAGGAGAACGCTGATCAAGAAAGGTTTCATCATTTAGGAGATGACGTATACGAGAAAAATATGAGAGTAGCAAGAATCGATGCATTATTCCAGCCAACTGTGAAAATGCTCGTCGGTCTTAGTTATTTAATTGGTTTAGTGTACGGTGCATATCTCGTATTCCAATCAAAAGTGACACTTGGTGAGCTCGTTTCTTTTAACGTTTATTTAGGGATGATGATTTGGCCGATGTTTGCAATTGGTGAATTGATTAATGTTATGCAAAGAGGAAATGCTTCGCTCGATCGTGTAAATGAAACGTTAGCTTATGAACCAGATGTAAAGAATCCAAAAAATCCAAAGGTTGTACAAGAGCCAGATTACATTCAGTTTGATAACGTTACTTTTTCATATCCTTCATCAATTGAAACAAATTTAAAAAATGTTTCGTTCTCATTAAAACAAGGAGACACACTTGGAGTTGTTGGGAAAACAGGAAGCGGGAAAACGACGCTCGTTCGTCAGCTTCTTCGTCAATATCCACTTGGGGAAGGGGATATTGCGGTTTCTGATGTGAAGCTAGATAAAATTACGAATGATAACGTACTTGGCTGGATCGGGTATGTACCTCAGGAGCACATTTTGTTTTCAAAAACAGCGAAGGAAAATATTTTATTTGGAAATAGAGAAGCGACTGAAGAAGAACTTGAAAAAGCGATTGAAATAGCTGCGTTTAAAAAGGATTTAGAGTTTTTACCAGAAGGTTTAGAAACGCTTGTTGGAGAGAAAGGTGTTTCTTTATCCGGTGGGCAAAAGCAAAGGATTTCTATTGCGAGGGCTGTTATTCAAAATCCAGAAATTTTAATTTTGGACGATTCTTTATCAGCTGTTGATGCTCGCACAGAAGCAGCAATTATTGAAAATATACGAACAGAAAGAAGCGGGAAGACGACGATTATAACGACGCATCGTTTATCAGCGGTGCAGCATGCTGATTGGATTCTCGTTATGGATAACGGTGAAGTTATTGAAGAAGGTTCGCATGAAGCGCTCGTTCGAAATGGGGGCTGGTATGCTGAGCAGTTCGGCAGACAACAAGGTGAAAGTGAAAGTGCGGATAGTGGGGTGAAAATATGA
- the sasP gene encoding small acid-soluble spore protein, SasP family, whose translation MANQSSYNQLVVPGATAAIDQMKYEIAQEFGVQLGADSTARANGSVGGEITKRLVAMAEQSLGGFQK comes from the coding sequence ATGGCAAACCAAAGTTCTTACAATCAATTAGTAGTACCAGGTGCAACAGCAGCAATCGATCAAATGAAGTACGAAATCGCTCAAGAATTTGGTGTACAATTAGGAGCAGATTCTACGGCTCGCGCTAACGGTTCTGTTGGTGGAGAAATTACAAAACGTTTAGTTGCAATGGCTGAGCAAAGTCTTGGCGGATTCCAAAAATAA
- a CDS encoding amino acid ABC transporter substrate-binding protein, with the protein MKKLFSVLAVTTLAIGIVAGCGKEEKKDTASQDALQKIKQSGELVIGTEGTYPPFTFHDTNDKLTGFDVELAEEVAKRLGVKPVFKETQWDSLLAGIDAKRFDMVANEVGIREDRQKKYDFSSPYISSSAALVIAKDKDKPATFADVKGLKAAQSLTSNYADIAKKNGAEITGVEGFSQAAELLSSGRVDFTINDKLSVLNYLETKKDAKIKIVDTEKEASQSGFLFRKGSDKLVQEVNKALEDMKKDGTYDKITKKWFGENVSK; encoded by the coding sequence ATGAAAAAATTATTTTCAGTGCTTGCAGTAACTACATTAGCGATTGGGATTGTAGCGGGCTGTGGCAAAGAAGAGAAAAAAGATACAGCTAGTCAAGATGCGTTACAGAAGATAAAACAAAGCGGTGAGCTTGTAATTGGTACAGAAGGTACATATCCACCATTTACGTTCCACGATACAAACGATAAATTAACGGGGTTTGACGTTGAATTAGCAGAAGAAGTTGCAAAACGTTTAGGTGTAAAACCTGTATTTAAAGAAACGCAATGGGATAGCTTACTTGCAGGAATAGATGCAAAACGTTTCGACATGGTTGCGAACGAAGTTGGTATTCGTGAAGATCGCCAAAAGAAATATGACTTCTCTAGTCCATATATTTCTTCTTCAGCAGCATTAGTTATTGCGAAAGATAAAGATAAACCTGCTACATTTGCTGACGTAAAAGGATTAAAAGCAGCACAATCTTTAACAAGTAACTACGCAGATATTGCTAAGAAAAATGGTGCGGAAATCACAGGTGTAGAAGGATTTAGCCAAGCAGCAGAATTATTAAGTTCTGGCCGCGTTGATTTCACAATCAATGATAAATTATCAGTGTTAAACTATTTAGAAACGAAAAAAGATGCAAAAATTAAAATTGTAGATACAGAAAAAGAAGCGTCACAAAGTGGATTCTTATTCCGTAAAGGTAGCGACAAACTTGTACAAGAAGTAAATAAAGCGTTAGAAGATATGAAAAAAGATGGTACGTACGATAAAATAACGAAAAAATGGTTCGGTGAAAATGTATCTAAGTAG
- a CDS encoding amino acid ABC transporter permease: MYLSSALMSDRLSTWMDIMQTSFAPMLKEAVFTTIPLTLITFIIGIILATLTALARISGSRILQWIARIYVSIIRGTPLLVHLFIIFYGLPTLNIEVEPYTAAIVGFSLNVGAYASEIIRASILSIPKGQWEAAYTIGMTYPQALKRVILPQATRVSIPPLSNTFISLVKDTSLASLILVTEMFRKAQEIAAMNYEFLIVYFEAGLIYWVICFLLSIVQQILEKRSERYTLK; this comes from the coding sequence ATGTATCTAAGTAGCGCATTGATGTCAGATCGATTGTCTACTTGGATGGATATTATGCAGACTTCCTTCGCGCCTATGCTGAAGGAAGCTGTCTTTACGACAATTCCGTTAACGCTTATTACATTTATTATCGGTATTATACTTGCGACGCTAACAGCGCTCGCGCGTATTTCAGGTAGTCGTATTTTACAATGGATTGCTCGTATCTATGTATCTATCATTCGCGGAACGCCACTTCTTGTACATTTATTTATTATTTTCTATGGCCTTCCAACTCTTAATATTGAGGTTGAGCCATATACAGCAGCAATTGTTGGTTTTTCATTAAATGTTGGTGCGTATGCATCTGAAATTATTCGTGCTTCTATTCTTTCTATTCCGAAAGGACAGTGGGAAGCAGCTTACACAATTGGGATGACATATCCGCAAGCATTAAAACGTGTTATTTTACCGCAAGCAACGCGTGTATCAATCCCGCCGCTTTCGAATACATTTATTAGTTTAGTGAAGGATACTTCATTAGCGTCGTTAATTTTAGTGACAGAAATGTTCCGAAAAGCGCAGGAAATTGCGGCAATGAACTATGAGTTTTTAATTGTTTATTTCGAAGCAGGTCTAATTTATTGGGTAATTTGCTTCTTATTATCTATCGTGCAACAAATATTAGAAAAACGTTCAGAACGTTATACTCTAAAATAA
- a CDS encoding ABC transporter ATP-binding protein, with product MSVSKRLFQYAMKVKGPIFAAMAMLFVFVIAELAGPFVAKTMIDEHIVGIERPWYETEKSEDAVSYNGAFYKRSDRFEEGEQKGKEVRVIQVGFQYYFVPNKITLEGTRSVKGDMLTVQSGKAVQVYKVKALTKEEVFAFYKPEINRLLLLGGGYFALLVVVSLFAYGKQFFLQKAANKIIQIMREDAFSHIQTLPIRYFDHLPAGKIVSRVTNDTEAIRDLYVTVLATFVSSIIYIIGIFAALFLLDVKLAALCLLIIPILIVWAIMYRKYASVYNHKMRSRLSDINGTVNESIQGMPIIQAFRQERETKKEFEELNGDYFKYQNKILNLNAATSHNLVSVLRNIAFTGVIWYFGGASLSASGIVSLGILYAFVDYLTRLFSPITNMVNQLANLEQSRVASERVFELLEEKGEAVEEERMPRLTGNVKFDNVSFSYNGKDEVLKNISFEAKQGETVALVGHTGSGKSSIMNVLFQFYEFQKGKLTIDGHDVTKMPKQATREHMGIVLQDPFLFSGTVASNVSLENEGISKDRIVKALRDVGAERFANNIDEKITEKGSTLSTGERQLISFARALAFDPAILILDEATSSIDTETEAMIQQALEVVKKGRTTFIIAHRLSTIKSADQIIVLDRGTILEKGSHDELMKKRGRYYDMYKTQMEGNQSA from the coding sequence ATGAGTGTTTCAAAACGATTGTTTCAATATGCGATGAAAGTGAAGGGGCCAATCTTTGCAGCGATGGCGATGCTATTTGTTTTCGTCATTGCAGAACTCGCGGGTCCTTTCGTCGCAAAAACGATGATTGATGAGCATATCGTTGGAATAGAGAGACCTTGGTATGAAACAGAGAAGAGTGAGGATGCTGTTTCATATAATGGAGCCTTTTATAAGCGAAGTGATCGCTTTGAGGAAGGTGAGCAAAAAGGGAAAGAGGTCCGAGTGATTCAAGTTGGTTTTCAGTACTATTTTGTACCGAATAAAATAACGCTTGAAGGAACGCGTTCTGTTAAGGGTGATATGCTTACAGTACAAAGTGGTAAGGCAGTGCAAGTGTATAAAGTGAAAGCCTTAACGAAAGAAGAAGTATTTGCGTTTTATAAACCAGAAATAAACCGACTATTACTACTTGGTGGCGGATATTTCGCTTTATTAGTAGTCGTATCATTATTTGCATACGGAAAGCAGTTCTTCTTACAGAAGGCAGCAAACAAAATTATTCAAATTATGAGAGAGGATGCTTTTTCTCATATACAAACGTTGCCAATTCGTTATTTCGATCATTTACCAGCAGGGAAAATTGTATCGCGTGTAACGAACGATACAGAAGCGATTCGTGATTTATATGTAACAGTGCTTGCGACATTCGTCTCTAGTATCATCTATATTATCGGGATTTTCGCTGCGCTATTTTTACTTGATGTAAAACTGGCGGCGCTATGTTTACTTATCATCCCAATTTTAATTGTTTGGGCGATTATGTATAGAAAGTATGCGTCTGTATACAATCATAAAATGCGTTCGCGTTTATCGGATATTAACGGAACAGTGAATGAATCGATTCAAGGGATGCCAATTATTCAAGCATTTCGTCAAGAGCGTGAAACGAAGAAGGAATTTGAAGAACTCAATGGCGATTATTTTAAATATCAAAATAAAATTTTAAATTTAAATGCAGCAACTTCGCATAATTTAGTGTCCGTATTAAGAAACATCGCTTTTACAGGTGTAATTTGGTATTTCGGTGGTGCTTCATTAAGCGCTTCGGGCATCGTTTCACTTGGGATACTTTATGCTTTCGTCGATTATTTAACGAGGTTATTCTCACCAATTACGAACATGGTGAACCAACTTGCTAACTTAGAGCAATCGCGTGTTGCATCAGAGCGTGTCTTTGAATTGCTAGAGGAAAAGGGAGAGGCAGTAGAAGAAGAACGTATGCCTCGCTTAACCGGAAATGTGAAATTCGATAATGTTTCGTTTTCTTACAATGGAAAAGACGAAGTGTTAAAAAATATTTCTTTTGAAGCGAAACAAGGGGAGACAGTGGCACTTGTCGGCCATACTGGATCGGGAAAAAGTTCAATTATGAATGTGCTCTTTCAATTTTATGAATTTCAAAAAGGGAAGCTTACGATTGATGGTCACGATGTAACAAAGATGCCGAAACAAGCAACACGTGAACATATGGGAATTGTATTGCAAGATCCGTTTTTATTTAGCGGGACAGTGGCATCCAATGTAAGCTTAGAAAATGAAGGGATTTCAAAGGATCGCATCGTAAAGGCGTTACGTGATGTTGGTGCTGAACGGTTTGCAAACAACATAGATGAAAAAATTACGGAGAAAGGAAGTACACTTTCAACCGGAGAACGTCAGCTTATATCGTTTGCTAGGGCACTTGCTTTTGATCCGGCGATTTTAATTCTAGATGAAGCGACTTCCAGTATTGATACAGAAACAGAAGCGATGATTCAACAAGCGCTAGAAGTTGTGAAAAAAGGACGAACGACGTTTATTATCGCTCATCGTCTTTCAACAATTAAAAGTGCTGATCAAATTATTGTGCTTGATAGAGGAACGATTTTGGAAAAAGGTTCCCATGATGAATTAATGAAAAAGCGCGGGCGTTATTACGATATGTACAAAACGCAAATGGAAGGAAACCAGAGTGCTTAA
- a CDS encoding YheC/YheD family protein: MKEHIYTLRISDENPNSITLPYVFSITPPITSLSFGLRYITCENIKIHYSFTREIIIGEQIAAKLLLPHSATIDAFIQNQTIVFGPLIGIFTTGFNDDSNSPLGNRSLSLGELLTPPFTLQPFVFVFGIQHIDWEEETIEGYFYQEEKWVKNKVPLPNVIYDRLPNRQSENYKPIVRAKKRLESDYAIPWFNPGFFNKWEVHQLLIKEDPIKPFLPKTEAFQHFEQVERLLGTYKYIYMKPIHGSFGRNIHQILYSQTENCYYCRYRENDQNKLRKYQSLETLLNHVLKGHDLKKFIVQQGISLLRFEGQPVDFRIHTNKNHFGNWVVSAIVAKIAGKGSLTTHVNSGGDTKLLQELFPDSTKQVQIENKLKQTALQISYALDQQVTGNIGEIGFDIGLDTAENPWLFEANSKPGRTVFQDEKLKEQSELTRQLFYEYAIYLTEHSLCGPKEKTSQIQSNPAPDTGSIPSPMINSQIQKQKLPPHS, translated from the coding sequence TTGAAAGAGCACATATATACATTACGTATTTCAGATGAGAATCCAAATAGTATTACTTTACCTTACGTTTTTTCTATTACACCACCAATTACATCACTTTCCTTTGGCTTACGTTATATTACATGTGAGAATATTAAAATTCATTATTCATTCACTCGAGAAATCATTATTGGAGAACAAATTGCAGCTAAACTTTTACTACCGCATTCAGCAACAATCGATGCCTTCATACAAAATCAAACCATTGTTTTCGGTCCATTAATCGGGATTTTCACAACTGGATTTAACGATGATTCTAATTCTCCTTTAGGAAACCGTTCCCTCTCTCTCGGTGAGCTACTAACACCACCATTCACATTGCAGCCATTTGTATTTGTCTTTGGCATTCAACATATAGACTGGGAAGAGGAAACAATTGAAGGGTACTTCTATCAAGAAGAGAAATGGGTGAAAAACAAAGTCCCTTTACCAAATGTCATTTACGACCGTTTACCAAATCGCCAATCAGAAAATTACAAACCTATCGTAAGAGCAAAGAAACGATTAGAAAGCGACTATGCAATCCCGTGGTTTAATCCAGGATTTTTTAACAAATGGGAAGTCCATCAACTTTTAATAAAAGAAGATCCGATTAAACCATTCTTACCAAAAACAGAGGCATTTCAACATTTTGAACAAGTAGAACGACTCCTTGGTACGTATAAATATATTTATATGAAACCGATACATGGTAGCTTCGGAAGAAATATTCATCAAATACTCTATTCTCAAACGGAGAATTGCTACTATTGTCGTTATCGTGAAAATGACCAAAATAAACTAAGAAAGTATCAATCATTAGAAACACTTCTGAACCATGTATTAAAAGGACATGATTTAAAGAAATTTATCGTCCAACAAGGTATCTCACTACTCCGCTTCGAAGGGCAACCCGTAGATTTTCGCATTCATACAAATAAAAACCATTTTGGTAATTGGGTAGTCAGTGCAATCGTCGCAAAAATCGCCGGCAAAGGTAGCTTAACAACTCATGTAAATAGCGGTGGTGATACGAAATTACTTCAGGAACTGTTTCCTGATTCAACAAAGCAAGTTCAAATTGAAAATAAACTAAAACAAACAGCCTTACAAATCAGTTACGCACTCGACCAACAAGTAACCGGGAACATTGGAGAAATTGGTTTTGACATTGGTTTAGACACCGCGGAAAATCCGTGGCTATTTGAAGCAAATTCTAAACCGGGGCGAACTGTATTCCAAGATGAAAAGTTAAAAGAACAAAGTGAACTTACGCGCCAATTATTTTATGAATATGCCATCTATTTAACTGAACATTCTTTGTGCGGTCCGAAAGAAAAAACATCTCAAATACAATCAAATCCTGCACCTGACACCGGAAGTATCCCGTCCCCTATGATTAACTCACAAATACAAAAACAAAAACTTCCACCTCACTCATAA
- a CDS encoding amino acid ABC transporter ATP-binding protein has protein sequence MISIQHLQKSFGDNTVLKHIDLSVEKGEVVVIIGPSGSGKTTFLRCLNVLETPNAGSIRIGNKELDFSKKVSKKDIVNLRTQTGMVFQHHNLFPHLTAIHNVMEGLVTVKKMGKEEAKKKANYFLEKVGLADKVDLYPFQLSGGQQQRVGIARALAMEPEVLLFDEPTSALDPELVQEVLKVMKELAKEGMTMVIVTHEMRFAHQIANRVIFMDGGVVVEQGTPEAVFTNPKEERTKKFLQMLQ, from the coding sequence ATGATTTCAATTCAACATTTACAAAAAAGTTTCGGAGATAATACCGTACTAAAACATATAGATTTATCAGTTGAGAAGGGCGAAGTTGTTGTTATTATCGGGCCATCTGGATCTGGTAAGACGACATTCTTGCGTTGCCTCAATGTACTAGAAACGCCGAACGCTGGTAGTATTCGCATCGGTAATAAAGAGCTTGATTTCTCTAAAAAAGTATCGAAGAAAGATATTGTAAATCTTCGTACGCAAACAGGTATGGTATTCCAGCACCATAATCTATTCCCGCATTTAACAGCAATTCACAATGTAATGGAAGGGCTCGTTACAGTGAAAAAGATGGGGAAAGAAGAAGCGAAGAAAAAAGCGAACTACTTCCTTGAAAAAGTTGGTCTTGCGGATAAAGTGGATTTATATCCGTTCCAATTATCAGGCGGACAACAACAGCGCGTCGGGATCGCTCGTGCGCTTGCGATGGAGCCGGAAGTATTACTATTTGATGAGCCAACGTCAGCTCTTGATCCTGAACTAGTTCAAGAAGTTTTAAAGGTTATGAAAGAACTTGCTAAAGAAGGAATGACGATGGTCATTGTAACGCATGAAATGCGCTTTGCTCATCAAATTGCGAACCGTGTTATTTTCATGGATGGCGGTGTCGTTGTCGAACAAGGTACACCGGAAGCTGTATTTACAAACCCAAAAGAAGAACGAACGAAGAAGTTTTTACAAATGTTGCAATAA